DNA from Cataglyphis hispanica isolate Lineage 1 chromosome 6, ULB_Chis1_1.0, whole genome shotgun sequence:
GCAATTGTTAATTTCGTTGAAATTAAACGACAACATCGCGGCGATCAAACACATTGTCTTGATCTTGACAATGCTAGTGCAACTATACCTCTACTGCTACGCTGGTGATCAGTTAGTCTATAAATGGAAGACTCGGGTATAATGCTTGACAGTCCGTGGTATGATTTCGACGTgaagataatgaaaaatctaCCGATTGTGATGTTTCGAGGAATGATTCCTCATCAGATAACGGTCGGAAAATTCCTAcctatgcatttattttttttttaaagatcttGAAAGCTACAGGTTCCTATCTCTCCGTTCTTAGAGTGATGATaagtgcataaaaaaataatgaggtTGAATCACCCAAGTCGAAGTTAGTCTCctcctttttaaaattaactaatatCAAAAGTTGTGCTAAGTTTGTGCtatattattctcaaatattgaaactataatataaaaaaataagaaaaaataagaaaaatgattaatttagttaattccatgttttatttttttttttaattttctcagtTGTGCTAAATTGTGTTAACAATGTgctagtattattttaaaaaagtaataaagaagaaaagagtcACGCGTGCGTTAAAAAACAATTCTGGacaataaacattatatgcaattatcattacgaagttaattataaagtcaattacaaaattaattatatagtcgAATTATGGACATTGAATTAAGAGCGAAGGGTTGCACTCAAgagtaaaatacttttaatattgctatgctaagaaaatcaataattatactgACTTGTGCAATGCTAGCACAATTCagatatgcaattatatttggtTATTTAGATAATTGATGCAAACGTAAATGTTAGTTACagatagtattaaaaattatgagtgGAGTTCCGAAAAGGGCTTTTTacctttttctcttaaaatatgaGTTTCTTGCAGGAGTCgccaaatatctttttatgaaagaaagcTTTTGACAAAGTTTCATAGAAATAAGAGCTTTTCAGAACTTTAtcctaattattttacatttggtACACCCAGTCTACAGTTAAtacagttttaatataatttaaaaaacatatgtagatatttacaaatatttttgataaatttatttaaaaaaataactaatgataaaatttattgttgctTATCAGGATATTATAAGGTCAACTACAATGCTAAAAACTGTCAATTAATTTTGGATTATCTAGATAAATGAACCCGATTTTAGAAAATCTTTAAGACAAAAGGCTACGAAAAATGGGCATATCTTTATGGTGAAATTAACTGTAGAACTGTAGCCCACGATAAACTATTGGCCatttcaatgtaaaattatcaagtaaaatttcttataaattcacAATATTCTATAGCTACGGTTTTCTGCATAATACGACATATATaagatcaattattttatcaaaatacgcAAGactatatgtaaattaaactcttctaacagaattttattttattttaaaatatattatcatgatGGAAAGAATAGATTTACTGTACGGTCTAGCTATGGTAGATCATTCCACTTGATGGGAAATATTTaccactttaaaaaataattaaaatagcaaacttattaaattatcggtTTGCACTAGACCTATTActgttaaaagttatttaactacaatatgtaatacaattataatgcaCTGTTACGTTTTGGTGACTCCACGATTCTTTCCTTCCGCGAAGTTGCGGCAATCGTCTATtggtgataaaaataaatcgagcaCCATCCATTTCGTAAACTCTTAGTCACTAACTATATCAATGAGGAAGAACCGTGAGAAAGATGCAAGAAGATCGGTGATGAAACCATGTCAATCCCttcgaaagatttaaaattgataagtaTCCCTTACAGTAGAATTTCCCGGTGGAAGAATAAAGCAATaccaaaagatataaatttcttcgaaCGAAATTTCTTCTAACGAAATTGGATCAATAACGATAAAACTATCtcaacaaagaaaattaacaaatagaGTCGTACCatttgaaataagaaaataaattctttcttaatCATAAGGAAATAAGACTTTCTAATTATTCACGTGCGCAAGACACTGCCAGAAAAGGCAATAATCAAGGGAAATTGATATCAAACTCACCCATCGATGATCACCGTGAGTAAAAAACGAGAAGAAGGAGAAACACCCCGCCTAGAAGGCACtggaataatttctaattcgtTAAATTTTCAGAGGATTCCTACTTCTAAAAATTAGAACATACTTCCGGAAAAGAACTATAAAAAGGAGATTCATAAGactcgaaaataataattcagacTTCAGACAAGACTTCAGACAAGACTTCAGATTTTATTCATTCACCAGTTATTTTTACCGCTAGTCTTATTTTGTGCTTTAGCATAGTGAGTTATGAGTTAGTTACTGTGCAATCAGTGTCCTTATTTGGCATCATCTCCAGAGCAACTTATCTGCAACCACGAATCGAGCATCGAGTTATCGACATGAAACACAGAGCAAAACACTGCACTAATTCGCCATCCTTTGGACTCCGAATCGCTATTCGTAAAAAGTaagtctaattaaataattctcttttctcctttgttttatttcttatttaaatcagaACAATTCTGTTAgatgtttttattcttttaaatcattaatttgttCCGAAATAGCCGTAATAagctttagaaaattttaaaaaccgaatttaattcatatgcGAGCGATCAATTTTATACTTTCGACTGTtccacgcacgcacgcacgcacgcacgcacaatatctatatatttatatatgcatactttTTAGTAATAtgcatacaaaataaaattttagagttgaatgttttcaaatatataaattacaataaaaaaatctcacaaagataaagaaaaaattaaaatttttacaaaaagcaatgagatcacaataaaaaaacctcacaaaggtaAGAAAAggtacgccaagtacataaaaaattttccttgtacacaacagaaagttgaaaagatacttatctctgaaaaatgactaataaaaaaatttttctctaaaaaataaagaaactaaatgaaatcaataattaacaggccaagtatttacaagtaattcagtttgtaaagatttgtaatttgaaatagtagatataataaaatcaatttttatagaagtgttttagacagattttctccttaaaacttaatttttattaaatttaatttttattaacagaataattaccgaaataagtttaattttgaataatatattacaaattacattactttagtGTTTATTAAAGGTATTATATgctataatatcaaatcatattgtttATGTTAAGtgtaattacaaatctttagatttacaaagtatatcttacaggatgtataatttgaaagaaaatttttcataaaatctcAGTCGGCGcgcgcgtataaaaaaaatatacaaaacaaaatataaaagttttgcgTTCCGGGGtcttaaacatatacatataattcgtatacaatatttcatattgtgtaaaaattacttgcatcatttattattattagtgcaATTAggatttctttgatttataaaatatatttaataaaatatatataattatattaggatTTCCTTGATTTGCAAACTATatcttatgaaatataataattatattttaagatttctttgattagaaatatatattataaaatatataaaataattgtattagaattctttgatttgcaaaatatatcttataaaatatatataataatattagaattcttttgatttgcaaaatatattttataaaatatatataattatataaataaatatatgatataatatgcaaataattttcatatcacaTGCAATATTGTATAGACAACACAAATCTAGTTCCATGTTTACGACGtgcacgccaagtttttatattttgctttgtaagtttgttttatacgcgCGCTCCGACTgagattttatgaaaaattttctttcaaattatacatcctgtaagatatactttgtaaatctaaagatttgtaattacaCTTAACATaaacaatatgatttgatattatagcATATAATACCTTTAATAAACactaaagtaatgtaatttgtaatatattattcaaaattaaacttatttcggtaattattctgttaataaaaattaaatttaataaaaattaaattttaaggagaaaatctgtctaaaacacttctataaaaattgattttatgatatctactatttcaaattacaaatctttacaaactgaattacttgtaaatacttggccagttaattattgattttatttagtttttttatttttagagaaaaatttttttattagttatttttcagagataatattttcaactttctgttgtgtacaaggaaaattttttatgtacttggcgtactttttttacctttgtgaggttttGTTTATTGTGATAAGGattctttttacattccaatagtttttcataatttatacggTTACGATtcacaatttattatcaaggAAATAGCTACAGCGTTCAAAGGGAGAATCGATGTATTACtgataacgaaagaaaaatatatatcttttacaaaaactgTTAAACTTGCAGAAGAatcaaaaaatcatatcaaattgcgttttatagattcatataaatttctttcagccAACCTTGACAAATTggcatcttttttaaataaagacaaactcaaaattttaaaatcaaaatttcaaaatgtacaAGAAGATAATTTCAGTTTATTAACACGAAAGGGCGTCTTTCAGTACGAATATATTGACTGCGATAGGTTGGAAGATACGTGTTTACCACCGCGCGATTCATTTCACAGTTCTTTCACCGATGACACTGTATCCGAGAGCGTGTAATCGCGCGCACGCCAAGACTGTCTGGAAACGGTTCTCCATTCTAACGCTAGGCGAATACAgcgatctatatttaaaaacacatGTCTTCTTATTagcagatatttttgaaaatttccgcGAAAGTTGCATTAAAAGTTATGGCCTCGACCTCGCGTATTATTTTACTCTCCCCGGTTACACGTGGGATGCCATGttaaaacatacaaatattactttCGAATTACTTACTGATATCGACATGGTTATGTTTATCCAACGGGGGATATGCGGCGGTTTGAGTCAATGTTCCGGCAGATACGCGCATGTTAATAACAAGTATATGCAGTCATACGATCCATCGAAATCTTTAtcgtatttaatgtatttctaTGTAAACAACTTATACGGTTGGGCAATGTATCAACCATTACCTTATGTCAACTTTCGATGGATCGATGACATctctgattttaatattagcgCGATCGCTTCGGATTCGCCTACAGGTTATATTCTTGAAGTCGATCTGGAGTATCCGCAACATTTTCACGATGCGCACACTGACCTACCGATACGCGATAAACCTCCATGTAAGCGGGAGGATAATCTCCTCGCGACATTATACGATAAGAAGCATTACGTGATACACTATCGCAACCTGCAGCAGTGTACGCGTCATGGTCTTCGAATCACAAAAATACATCGCGTATTACAATTTGCTCAATCCGCATGGCTCTGCGATTACATCAAACTCAATACAAAATTTCACTCGCGAGAaatgatttcaaaaaaatttatataaattaatgaataacgcGGTATTTGGTAAAACTATGGAAAACGTGCGCAATCACgttgatgtaaaattattaacaaagtgGGACGGACGATACGGTGCAGAGGCAATGCAAACGCAAATCCGAATTTTCATAGTAGAAGCGTGTTTACTGAGAATCTTATCGCCTTTGAACTGAGCAAACTTGAGATAAAATTCAACAAACCGATCTACGTCTGTATGTGcatatttgatatatcgaAAGTGAGTAGTATAGGGGCAACTATAGTGAGACAGGAATGTCCCCCTTTTCCCCCTTGGCGCCAGCCCTCCGTTGTGCTCCCGTCCCCCTGCCCCCCTGCGCAGGTACCTGAGAAAAAAGAGTGgggactcgtggacgtccacgaggcaattttttaattttaaaatttttttaagagtggggagtcgtggacgtccacgaggcgattttttattttttattttttcctgggcTGGAACCTGGGTCCTCTGCTTTTCTGATTGGGGTCCTAGTGCGGTGGGCtaactgaaatcttacaagagtgagAGTTAGATGGGGCATTTAAGCGAGGAGTAGGTCTCTCCGGGCCAGGGACCGAGCGCTCCGATTGGTTTCTCCTATAGTTGCCGGCTGTTTGATTGGTTCCGACgagctggaaaaacgagagagaaaatagagtgagagagaaagtcgaCAAGATGTCCGACGTGTCAACAGCCGGTAAAATATCGACCGCCGAAGACAGCAGAGATGTCCCCATTGCATTCccctcttccttctctccagccctgtggaaaatcgaaaaatattactcGACATACGACATCTCTCGCCTTCGACcgtccttacggaaaaacttcgTACTGCAGCGAGCGTGTCGCCcgctctctccttcttgctgaaaaaagaaaaatcgtctagtgcggaattatcagatatctaagtatacaaacgaaatacgaAGCGTTCATGATCGGGCATGATTGTCCCTGCCGGTCGAGTCATGCAACGCGATGTCGTCGTTGGAGACGATACGATATAggagattgaaagagctatggcgccgcagagtctaggaaggaaagaagaaaggagagaaaaggaaaaaattgaacgttttcaggtaatatttaagattaataacatttttatttatacagaaatgttttgtacaaatGACTTacagttaaatataatatttatagtatttaaaaagatgTACACAGTAAGAGGCTTTtgcttttaacaaatttttttttttatttttcggcGAAGGCCTCCTCGACCATGATTAATAATTCCCCGTCGGGGATGTGGTCCAATGAAATTCGAGGTGAAGCGGGAGGTGTATCCtccaaaataattgttattgctGAAGAGAGGGATGATGGAGAAGAATCATCCCGAATGTATACCGGTGAGTAAGTGGGTCGAGGAAAAGTCGACGAAGGTAGTCGCCCGATGTCCTTTTTGTAGCAGCCGATGAAAATGACATCGGGCTCGTTCATGGGctgaatatctttttttcctccgCGGCAGCAACGCTTGAGGGGGGTAGGAGCATAATAGTATTCCTTGCCCGATCTAGTTTTCACTGCgcaaaaaagacaaaaatattaattaataaatgttattaaaataaaagcaaagtattaaaatgaataaaatttattattaaacacttACTTTTATTGTTCTGCAGGTAAATTTTTGACGCAAGAAATGTGATGTCTAGGATATTCCGAGCAGGTACAGTAGACGATGTTTGCCAATAACTGAAATTTCCTAGCGAAGATTGAAGGAAAACTGTCTCTAAATCCTAAggcttctctttttatatttttttccgaagGCGTATTCTGATTTTTAGAAGggattcttcaaaattttaacaaattagaaTTGTATGAAGCATAAGTGGGGAACCAACGATTTTAGTGAATTAGAAAAGTAAACGTATGGCGACGCCAAGGTGGCGACAATAGTGGAGTcttgaaaaatacatgtaacTTGGTGGAGGAATCATATGGCATCATATCgacgaaaaaagaaagcatgaaaaaatcaaacaatttaagtaaaaaactcatttatttttataattattttacatataattaaaatattacacaagtgtattttttataacattacaatttgaattacattattaaacataacaGCGCATAGCatacaatgttttatttattttcttttttgcgaagaaaaattttacgaaataagcGTACAATTAAACGACCGTTATGTTCGCAATCTTTGGTAAAAAGACTAAGAAATCGATTAAGATCATAAccattacacatataatataaaaatacgcaaCTATAGTATCCGCatgtttgcgaaaaaattCCTTGTAATTGTCGAGTATTCCAGCGATGAATAATGGAGTTTCGGCGGAGTCGAAGGAGAAATCCAGGGTGCAAGGGGGGTATTCCGTAGCTGTCAAAATAGGTGGCTGTGCCATGCTCATCGAGGAAGAAGGCGACCCAATGTTCTCCAGGTCCATTGTGCTCGTCTGTATTAGCGACGATAGCTGTCGACCGTGTTCACACCCTCGGGACTCTGTCGGCAGGATAAACTCCCGCGTGTCTGGCATTGATGTGTCGTAATGCTTGTAAAATTTCGCGAGAGTTCATTTTTTTGATTCGACGGCAAGCGTACGAgtggtattatatattcgataactTTAGTATTTACCTCTTTCGGTTTCTCGTTTTGATCATTTTGTATCGCCGAGTCTTCAATGCCTGCTTGCACGGAGATAGTAGTTGTTTCAATTTTGTTCTTATCCATCATCGacgataattcaaattttttttcttcttcttcctttttttcttctttaatcggcctcacaaaattttcttttttctctatttctctatttgacagcgttttaatattttcatttatgatataagaaatatcatcTGCATTACTGATTTCCCCGTTTTTGTCATAggatatttcacatttatccGGAGCGTGACAAGTTGGAGTACTATTGTTCCTAATGCCGTcgacgaaattattttgctcgaGTATCcaacattttaatttgttcgcGTTGCGTAATGCACAATGAAAGATTCCGAATTTTCGAAATCCGTGATAACCACAATATCGTCCGCGTCCTTCTCTCGacgttagatttttaaatgcaggGGAAATATcttccaaattatatatatctctggagagtaaatttctcaaatagcTTGCTTTTTCACATCCTCtcgttacataaatatatcgttacataaatatatcgggCATATCTTGTTATTTCGCTTAGAtgtgttgtaaaatatttcggattaGCTTCGCCGTCGAACCATTCAATACCATGATAATTTCGTATGAGCTAATTATTTTGTCGTCTTACATTTTCTGGTAATTCGCCAAACGAATGCGGGGGCATCATAATCCAATGTCCGACAATTGGCGCGTCAACGGCGACAACGGCAACTTCTTTAGGGATAAATTTCGCGCGAGCATCTCGGAAACCCTGTATGTCGACGATTATATCCATAATGCGAAAACCTGTGTGCTCTGGATAACTAGTTTTAAACTCTTCGCGAAGCGTCGATACTCGTGTCTCGAATGAAactgaaatcttttttaccGTACTGCATGTTTTTTGATACGCTGCACGTTGATATTAGCGATTTTGATCGCTTGTGGTGGGGGAAAATtgggagaaaattttttgagtatTACATTATAGAGAACGACGGAAATCTAACCGGCAAAATCGACAATGACTTGCCGGGATGAGTCAATTTCTATGACATTATCAAACTCTGCGTAAATAATACAGTTAACGGTCTCGGTGAGTGCCTTCTCAAATCGCACTTCTAATCGTAAACTACCATGTTTCACAAGATTCCAATGTCCTGCATAATTAGCCGATAAGTCGGGCGTAAGATCAAAAGCGAATAGCATATAGCTCTTTGAATAATCATCTCTGCTTATAGAATTTTCTtcattcaaaaaatgaataccTGTTCCCGTGAAGAGCGTTTGATAAGCTTCGACGTAAAGCGATTCTTCTGTCGAGAAAGCGGGTTGTAACGGTCTACTGGGAATTTGCATGCCGTCGACGTACagcgagaagaaatttattccgtaatttttgaaattaaacggatttaattttctatcgccgttaaatgctttattattgacaaaacCGACTATTATTCTTTTCGGAAGTTGACCAAGTATTACATTATCTAACGATTCGGCCACAACACCGCTATGGATCGTGAATGTTTTAACCTCGACCCTTGTGAGCGGATATTTGGCCGTAACTTTACTCAGCATTCTTGCATGTGCGAGCAATAATCCGGCGCTTATCTTCGCTCTTCTCACTAGCAGACTCGCATTCAGTATATGAATTTTCGACGACGTACCATTACTATCCATAAGACAGAACGAATATTTCGAACGAACGAGCCTCAAACGTACTTCTACaccgttaattaaaaatttgtcctGATTGAAAACATCACAATGGAGATGGCCTATAAGATCTAGCGCCCGTCCTCCTCGTATGTAATGAGCGCGTCTCACGAGAGCGGAATTTGCCGTTTTTGATTCCACCGGTTCGTCCTTTCGTCCGGGAGTATCCGCGTCCCATAGACATGAGGTTAGATGGGAAGTTTTTGCCggtgaagaataatttaacaacgCCTCGATGTAGGCGCGGTACGCGTAAGCGTTGTTTGGCGGCGATACGAGCTTTTGATTGAAATACACGTCGATCTGATTGAAGATGGAATGAAGTAAATGATTTACGGGGCCTACATTGTCCGTCGTTGCGCTGCCGCCTACTCCCGTAACGTGTCCTGTGGAATCGCCTGACGTTTCTACGCGTACGCGAAGACTCAGCATGGTGTGCGTGAGatctaaatattcttctcCGTGACCGGGAATGACGAATTCTATCGGCGAGTCGTCCGAGAGCGAAGTCACGGGTTTGTAATGAATCCATTGTGAACTCTCGATACTAGTTTGCGTGGGTGGTAAGGAGAAGAGGTCGAGTTCACTCTTTAAACACTCGCTCGAATGCGTATGAAGAAAGGACATGTCTTTTAATTAgcgtaaattttactttctcgTCGCTGTAATTTCCGCtttcaaagattatatttatacgagcgtttaagaaaatatgtcgGATACGGTGCGCTTTTTACCGATTTTTCGGCGTTTCGTGGATGTCTTAAGCCTTTTCACTGCTTttttcctccccctcctcttaTTGCCCGCCGACCGCGTAttggtttttttctttccgcgaGTCTTGATCTTCGacgaatttttcttatacgtCCCGCGACGTTTACGCGATCCCGCAGATTTAGCGATGCACGTATTGAGCCCGACGAAAGGAAACTGAGCTACATGCATTTTCGCATCCGTCTTATATCCCGAACCTTTCATTAGactgcttattttttctttagcttTTCTCTTAAGATTGTCGCGCGATTCTTCGAATCGATGTTTGGCCGCTACCTTAAAcggcatattattttcaacatcgTCGATTATATTAACGCCGGCGCGTAAAGCTTCTTTCCCCACAGCCCGTACGCCTCTACTTAAATAGGGTAGTACACGTCTGAACAATCCTCCGAGAAAACTGCCGATACCATGACCGCGTTGATAGGACGAACCAACGAAAACTCGCGGAATTCCGCCACCCCAACTACCACCATTTTGTAATTCGTCGTGATACATCGAATAATAATCCATTAacgttcgaaatttttttcttccgttgTCGtggatataaatcttttttttgtaatatctaCTCGATACGTCTAAAGTGCAATGTCACCGTTAACGTTCCAAATTCGAATGGTATACTCTGCCCCAGCTGATCtcttatatctatttctattgTACGAAAGCACGTTTGACGCAGAGCTATGTATTGCGCGGGTGAGAAATGCTTTATCTGCGTGGATGCAAACGCGTAATCGTTTCGAGCATCGTGCGTGACTATTCGCAGAAGAGGAGATTGTACATCGCCCGTAATGTAAGGTTCACAAATATCGCAATAGACAAAGAGTTTGTCGGGAATACCGCGCAACAAACTAGCCGGTTCGTCAGCTATTATCATGCGACTGTGTGGGAGtacaaaaaatagcaaattataaaCTTCATCGTAAATCCATTCGGGTAAAACGTCAGATAGAACGGAACTACTTTCTAGTTTAATGAGTTCA
Protein-coding regions in this window:
- the LOC126850595 gene encoding uncharacterized protein F54H12.2-like; translation: MSFLHTHSSECLKSELDLFSLPPTQTSIESSQWIHYKPVTSLSDDSPIEFVIPGHGEEYLDLTHTMLSLRVRVETSGDSTGHVTGVGGSATTDNVGPVNHLLHSIFNQIDVYFNQKLVSPPNNAYAYRAYIEALLNYSSPAKTSHLTSCLWDADTPGRKDEPVESKTANSALVRRAHYIRGGRALDLIGHLHCDVFNQDKFLINGVEVRLRLVRSKYSFCLMDSNGTSSKIHILNASLLVRRAKISAGLLLAHARMLSKVTAKYPLTRVEVKTFTIHSGVVAESLDNVILGQLPKRIIVGIHFLNEENSISRDDYSKSYMLFAFDLTPDLSANYAGHWNLVKHGSLRLEVRFEKALTETVNCIIYAEFDNVIEIDSSRQVIVDFAG